From the Paraburkholderia sp. PREW-6R genome, one window contains:
- a CDS encoding type II toxin-antitoxin system RatA family toxin, translated as MADVQKTVLIRHSAEQMFDLVTDVDDYPNFLPWCGGVEVRRRDETGMEAKIDINFKGIRQHFATRNSMERPTRIDMEFADGPFRKFTGFWRFTPLRADACKIEFALHYEFTNIILEKIIGPVFNHIANTFVESFVKRADQRYGKA; from the coding sequence ATGGCAGATGTCCAGAAAACCGTGTTGATCCGCCATTCGGCGGAACAGATGTTCGACCTTGTCACCGACGTCGACGATTACCCCAACTTCCTGCCCTGGTGCGGCGGTGTTGAAGTTCGCCGCCGTGACGAAACCGGCATGGAGGCGAAGATCGATATCAACTTCAAGGGCATCAGGCAGCATTTCGCGACCCGTAACAGCATGGAGCGTCCCACGCGGATCGACATGGAGTTCGCCGACGGCCCGTTTCGCAAGTTCACAGGCTTCTGGCGCTTCACGCCGCTGCGCGCGGACGCCTGCAAGATCGAATTCGCGCTGCACTACGAGTTCACCAACATCATCCTCGAGAAGATCATTGGGCCGGTGTTCAATCACATCGCCAACACCTTTGTCGAATCGTTCGTGAAGCGCGCCGATCAGCGTTACGGTAAGGCATGA
- the guaB gene encoding IMP dehydrogenase: MRLIQTALTFDDVLLVPAFSDVLPRDTSLKTRLTRNISLNMPLVSAAMDTVTEARLAIAMAQMGGVGIIHKNLTPAEQAREVAKVKRFESGVVRDPITIPPQMKVRDVIALSRQHGISGFPVVEGAQLVGIVTNRDLRFEERLDEPVRNIMTPRERLVTVKEGTPLAEAKALMHSHRLERVLVINDSFELRGLMTVKDITKQTEHPDACKDEHGKLRAGAAVGVGEDNEERVELLVQAGVDVIVVDTAHGHSKGVLERVKWVKQTFPHVEVIGGNIATAAAAKALVEYGADGVKVGIGPGSICTTRIVAGVGVPQVTAIANVSEALKGTGVPVIADGGVRFSGDVSKALAAGANAVMMGSMFAGTEEAPGDVFLYQGRQYKSYRGMGSVGAMKDGAADRYFQDNSANIDKLVPEGIEGRVAYKGSVNAILFQLIGGVRASMGYCGCRTIAEMNDKAEFVQITGAGLRESHVHDVQITKEAPNYHVD, translated from the coding sequence ATGCGTCTGATCCAAACAGCACTCACGTTCGATGACGTGCTCCTCGTCCCGGCTTTTTCCGATGTCCTGCCGCGCGACACCAGCCTCAAGACCCGGCTGACCCGCAACATTTCCCTCAATATGCCGCTCGTGTCCGCCGCCATGGACACGGTCACCGAAGCACGTCTCGCTATCGCGATGGCGCAAATGGGTGGCGTCGGCATCATCCACAAGAACCTCACGCCGGCCGAACAGGCGCGTGAAGTCGCCAAGGTCAAGCGTTTCGAATCCGGTGTCGTGCGTGATCCGATCACCATTCCGCCGCAAATGAAAGTGCGCGACGTGATCGCCCTGTCGCGCCAGCATGGCATTTCGGGCTTCCCGGTCGTCGAAGGCGCGCAGCTGGTCGGCATCGTCACGAACCGCGACCTGCGCTTCGAAGAGCGTCTGGACGAGCCGGTGCGCAACATCATGACGCCGCGCGAGCGCCTCGTCACCGTGAAGGAAGGCACGCCGCTCGCCGAAGCCAAGGCGCTGATGCACAGCCACCGCCTCGAGCGCGTGCTGGTGATCAACGATTCATTCGAACTGCGCGGCCTGATGACGGTGAAAGACATCACCAAGCAGACCGAGCACCCGGACGCCTGTAAAGACGAACACGGCAAGCTGCGCGCGGGCGCAGCGGTCGGCGTGGGCGAAGACAACGAAGAGCGTGTCGAGCTGCTCGTGCAGGCGGGCGTGGACGTGATCGTCGTCGACACCGCGCATGGCCATAGCAAGGGCGTGCTCGAGCGCGTCAAGTGGGTCAAGCAGACCTTCCCGCACGTCGAAGTGATCGGCGGCAACATCGCCACCGCGGCGGCGGCCAAGGCGCTCGTCGAATACGGCGCAGACGGCGTGAAGGTCGGTATCGGCCCGGGGTCGATCTGCACCACGCGGATCGTCGCCGGCGTGGGCGTGCCGCAGGTCACTGCGATCGCCAATGTGTCGGAAGCGCTGAAGGGCACGGGCGTGCCGGTCATCGCAGACGGCGGCGTGCGTTTTTCGGGCGATGTCAGCAAGGCGCTGGCCGCCGGCGCGAACGCCGTGATGATGGGCAGCATGTTCGCCGGCACGGAAGAAGCGCCGGGCGACGTGTTCCTGTATCAGGGCCGTCAGTACAAGTCTTACCGTGGCATGGGTTCGGTTGGCGCGATGAAAGATGGCGCGGCGGACCGCTACTTCCAGGACAACTCAGCCAATATCGACAAACTGGTGCCGGAAGGTATCGAAGGCCGTGTCGCCTACAAGGGCTCGGTCAACGCGATCCTGTTCCAGCTGATCGGCGGCGTGCGCGCCAGCATGGGTTACTGCGGCTGCCGCACCATCGCCGAGATGAACGACAAGGCCGAGTTCGTGCAGATCACCGGTGCGGGCTTGCGCGAGTCGCACGTGCACGACGTGCAGATCACGAAGGAAGCGCCCAACTACCACGTGGACTAA
- a CDS encoding NfeD family protein, with protein sequence MAPGGLFWWIGAGVLVVLELISGTFYLLMIALGFAAAAIAHIAGAASYLQFVVAAVVASVAVLALRRSRFGRRVRKDAAHNPDVNLDIGQTLTVDAWQARRARASYRGAAWDIELAPGEPEDAHLYEITALKGSCLVVVASRRPVRA encoded by the coding sequence GTGGCGCCAGGTGGATTGTTCTGGTGGATCGGGGCGGGCGTGCTGGTCGTGCTGGAATTGATCAGCGGCACTTTCTATCTGTTGATGATCGCGTTGGGTTTTGCCGCGGCGGCCATTGCGCATATCGCGGGCGCGGCTTCCTATCTTCAATTCGTGGTGGCCGCGGTGGTCGCGTCCGTCGCGGTGCTGGCGCTGCGGCGCTCGCGCTTCGGGCGCCGCGTGCGCAAGGACGCGGCCCACAATCCGGATGTCAATCTCGACATCGGCCAGACCTTGACCGTCGACGCGTGGCAGGCGCGCCGGGCCCGCGCCAGTTATCGCGGCGCCGCGTGGGACATCGAACTCGCGCCCGGCGAGCCGGAAGACGCCCATCTCTATGAAATCACCGCGCTCAAGGGCAGTTGCCTCGTCGTGGTAGCGAGCAGGCGGCCTGTGCGCGCCTGA
- a CDS encoding pyruvate, water dikinase regulatory protein, with product MPPTVFIVSDGTGITAETFAHSILSQFDQKFRLVRVPFVDSTEKAYATLEKINEAVKQDGRRPIVFTTLVDSASNQIVKGSNALVLDMFQTFVEPLEQELELKSSHAMGRGHQNADTEEYKNRIEAINFSLAHDDGQSNRNLADADVILVGVSRSGKTPTSLYLAMQYGVKAANYPLIPEDFERGKLPTPLLAHRQKMFGLSIDPQRLSEIRNERRPGSKYAAPENCRYEINEAETMMRREGIKWLSSTHKSIEEIATTILQEIKPDRPSY from the coding sequence ATGCCGCCCACCGTATTCATCGTCTCCGACGGTACCGGGATCACTGCCGAAACTTTCGCGCATTCGATCCTCTCCCAGTTCGACCAGAAATTCCGCCTGGTTCGCGTGCCTTTCGTCGACTCGACGGAAAAAGCGTACGCCACCCTCGAAAAAATCAACGAAGCCGTCAAACAGGACGGCCGCCGTCCGATCGTCTTTACGACGCTGGTAGACAGCGCGTCGAACCAGATCGTGAAAGGCTCGAACGCGCTCGTGCTGGACATGTTCCAGACGTTCGTCGAACCACTCGAACAGGAACTGGAACTGAAGTCGAGCCACGCCATGGGCCGTGGTCACCAGAATGCAGATACGGAGGAGTACAAGAACCGGATCGAGGCGATCAATTTTTCGCTCGCCCATGACGACGGTCAGTCGAACCGCAATCTCGCCGACGCCGACGTGATTCTGGTCGGCGTATCGCGCAGCGGCAAGACGCCGACCAGCCTCTATCTGGCCATGCAATACGGCGTGAAGGCGGCGAACTATCCGCTGATTCCGGAAGACTTCGAACGCGGCAAGCTGCCTACGCCATTACTCGCGCATCGGCAGAAAATGTTTGGACTGTCGATCGATCCGCAGCGGCTTTCGGAGATTCGCAATGAGCGCCGGCCCGGCAGCAAATATGCCGCCCCGGAAAACTGCCGCTATGAGATCAACGAAGCCGAGACGATGATGCGCCGTGAAGGGATCAAATGGCTTTCGTCCACGCACAAGTCGATTGAAGAGATCGCGACCACGATCCTGCAGGAAATCAAGCCGGACCGGCCGTCTTATTGA
- the rnhB gene encoding ribonuclease HII, producing MTGARVTRRKGATVAGAAAQQVGLNFDTPDDIICGVDEAGRGPLAGPVVAAAVILDPAKPMIRGLDDSKALSAKKRDELYEKIVDRALAYCIASATVEEIDTLNILHATMLAMKRAVEGLSVTPTLVKIDGNRCPTLSVRSEAVIGGDALVKSISAASILAKVTRDRMLLELHQVHPVYGFNAHAGYGTPQHLAALREHGPCEHHRRSFAPVRDAHLRFGTGVPLPAADLMIVPGALADSMLDDDAFGERASA from the coding sequence GTGACCGGCGCGCGCGTCACGCGCCGCAAAGGCGCGACCGTGGCAGGCGCCGCGGCGCAACAGGTCGGCCTGAACTTCGACACGCCGGACGACATTATTTGCGGCGTGGACGAAGCCGGGCGCGGCCCGCTGGCGGGCCCGGTCGTCGCGGCGGCGGTGATCCTCGATCCCGCAAAGCCGATGATTCGCGGCCTCGACGACTCCAAGGCGCTCAGCGCCAAAAAGCGCGATGAGCTGTACGAGAAGATTGTCGACCGCGCGCTCGCGTACTGCATCGCGTCGGCGACGGTTGAAGAAATCGACACGCTGAACATCCTGCACGCCACCATGCTGGCCATGAAGCGCGCGGTGGAAGGGCTGTCCGTCACGCCCACGCTCGTGAAAATCGACGGCAATCGCTGCCCTACGCTAAGCGTTCGTAGTGAAGCGGTGATAGGCGGCGATGCGCTCGTCAAGAGCATTTCGGCCGCCTCGATCCTCGCCAAGGTCACGCGTGACCGGATGCTGCTCGAACTGCATCAGGTCCATCCGGTCTACGGGTTCAATGCGCATGCCGGTTACGGCACGCCGCAGCATCTCGCGGCGCTGCGCGAGCATGGGCCATGCGAGCATCACCGGCGCTCGTTCGCGCCGGTGCGCGACGCGCATCTTCGCTTCGGCACGGGTGTTCCGCTGCCGGCGGCGGACCTGATGATCGTGCCCGGCGCGCTCGCCGACAGCATGCTCGACGACGACGCGTTCGGCGAGCGGGCCAGCGCTTAA
- a CDS encoding stomatin-like protein — MDVSTIVGVVVLVIVIVTAAQTLKIVPQQHAWVLERLGRYHRTLTPGLSFAFPFVDRIAYKHVLKEIPLEVPSQVCITRDNTQLQVDGVLYFQVTDPMKASYGSSNFVFAITQLSQTTLRSVIGKLELDKTFEERDFINHSIVSSLDEAAANWGVKVLRYEIKDLTPPKEILHAMQAQITAEREKRALIAASEGRKQEQINIASGGREAAIQKSEGERQAAINQAQGQAAAILAVAEANSQAIQKIAAAIQSTGGMEAVNLKVAEQYVNAFANLAKQGTTLIVPGNLSDMSSMIASALTIVNKGKGTTELR; from the coding sequence ATGGATGTATCGACCATCGTTGGGGTTGTGGTACTGGTGATCGTAATCGTGACTGCCGCGCAGACGCTCAAGATCGTCCCGCAGCAGCACGCGTGGGTGCTGGAGCGCCTCGGCCGCTATCACCGCACGCTCACGCCCGGGCTGAGCTTCGCGTTTCCTTTCGTCGACCGGATCGCGTACAAGCATGTGCTGAAGGAAATTCCGCTCGAAGTGCCGAGTCAGGTTTGCATCACGCGTGACAACACGCAGTTGCAGGTGGACGGTGTACTCTATTTTCAGGTCACCGATCCGATGAAGGCGTCCTATGGATCAAGCAATTTCGTATTCGCGATCACGCAGCTGTCGCAAACCACGCTGCGCTCGGTGATCGGCAAGCTGGAACTGGACAAAACGTTCGAGGAACGCGACTTCATCAACCACAGCATCGTGTCGTCGCTCGATGAAGCAGCAGCCAACTGGGGCGTGAAGGTGTTGCGCTATGAGATCAAGGACCTCACGCCGCCAAAAGAAATTCTCCACGCAATGCAGGCGCAGATTACCGCCGAACGTGAGAAGCGCGCGTTGATCGCGGCGTCCGAAGGGCGCAAGCAGGAGCAGATCAACATCGCATCCGGTGGACGCGAAGCGGCGATCCAGAAATCCGAAGGCGAGCGGCAGGCGGCGATCAATCAGGCGCAAGGGCAGGCGGCGGCGATTCTCGCCGTGGCCGAGGCGAACTCGCAGGCGATTCAGAAAATCGCGGCCGCGATTCAGTCGACAGGTGGAATGGAGGCGGTGAACCTGAAAGTGGCTGAACAGTACGTGAATGCGTTCGCCAATCTCGCGAAGCAGGGCACCACGCTGATCGTGCCGGGCAATCTGTCGGACATGAGTTCGATGATCGCGTCGGCGCTGACGATCGTGAACAAAGGAAAAGGTACGACCGAACTGCGCTGA
- the lpxB gene encoding lipid-A-disaccharide synthase, with amino-acid sequence MVLQPSPLRVAMVAGEPSGDLLAASLLDGLASRLPAGTQYYGIGGPRMIATGFDAHFPMEKLSVRGYVEALKHIPGILAVRNELKRQLLAEPPAVFVGVDAPDFNFGLEHPLRDAGIPTVHFVCPSIWAWRGGRIKKIAKAVDHMLCVFPFETALLEKAGVAASYVGHPLADDIPLVPDTLGARRALGLAEDGPIIAVLPGSRRSEIDLIGPTFFAAMEMMQHQEPGLRFVMPAATPALRDMLQPLVDSHPGLSLTITDGDAQRAMTASDAILVKSGTVTLEAALLKKPMVISYKVPWLTGQIMRRQGYLPYVGLPNILAGRFVVPEILQHFATPQALAEATLKQLRDEANRRTLTEIFTEMHHVLKQNTAQRAAEVVASVIEKRKGRA; translated from the coding sequence ATGGTCCTGCAACCCAGTCCGCTGCGCGTCGCAATGGTCGCTGGCGAACCGTCCGGCGACCTGCTGGCGGCGTCGCTGCTCGACGGACTCGCGAGCCGTCTGCCCGCCGGCACCCAATACTACGGAATTGGCGGCCCGCGCATGATCGCCACCGGTTTCGACGCCCACTTTCCAATGGAAAAGCTCTCGGTGCGCGGCTATGTCGAAGCGCTGAAGCACATTCCAGGCATTCTCGCCGTCCGCAATGAACTGAAACGTCAGCTGCTCGCCGAGCCGCCCGCGGTGTTCGTGGGCGTCGATGCGCCGGACTTCAACTTTGGCCTTGAGCACCCACTGCGTGACGCCGGCATTCCGACAGTGCACTTCGTGTGTCCGTCGATCTGGGCCTGGCGCGGCGGGCGCATCAAGAAGATCGCGAAAGCGGTGGATCACATGCTGTGCGTGTTTCCGTTCGAAACGGCGTTGCTGGAGAAGGCGGGCGTGGCGGCTTCGTATGTCGGCCATCCGCTCGCCGACGACATTCCGCTCGTGCCGGACACGCTTGGCGCACGCCGCGCGCTCGGCCTGGCCGAAGACGGTCCGATCATCGCCGTGCTGCCAGGCAGCCGTCGCTCGGAAATCGACCTGATCGGCCCGACGTTCTTCGCCGCGATGGAGATGATGCAGCATCAGGAGCCGGGTTTGCGCTTCGTGATGCCGGCGGCCACCCCTGCGCTGCGCGATATGCTGCAACCGCTCGTGGACTCACACCCGGGTCTTTCGCTGACTATCACCGACGGCGACGCGCAACGGGCGATGACCGCGTCGGACGCGATTCTCGTCAAAAGCGGTACGGTCACGCTCGAAGCCGCGCTGCTGAAAAAGCCGATGGTGATCTCGTACAAGGTGCCCTGGCTGACCGGACAGATCATGCGGCGCCAGGGCTACTTGCCCTACGTCGGATTGCCGAACATTCTGGCGGGACGCTTCGTCGTGCCGGAAATCCTGCAGCACTTCGCCACGCCGCAGGCGCTGGCGGAGGCCACGCTGAAACAGTTGCGCGATGAAGCGAACCGGCGCACGCTGACGGAAATCTTCACGGAGATGCATCACGTGCTGAAGCAGAATACCGCGCAGCGTGCGGCGGAAGTCGTGGCGAGCGTCATCGAAAAACGCAAGGGGCGGGCGTGA
- a CDS encoding RNA methyltransferase, whose protein sequence is MKAITSRDNPLYKRLKALAGSTHQQRRSGHALLEGFHLASAYLDVAGQPEMCIVTDGALRHDEAQAIVSRIDEHRVVTLPDALFGQLSNVVHGVGILLLVDKPDAPVPDKVAQTCVVLDGVQDAGNVGSILRSAAAAGIQQVFCAPGTAYAWSSKVLRSAMGAHFLLQIHEDVEAHTLIGRLDAPIVITDSHGAQALYDCDLSGPLAWVFGNEGAGVSQAWRDAVSLRVTIPQPGGMESLNVAAAAAVCLFEQCRQQRGVGGK, encoded by the coding sequence GTGAAAGCCATCACCTCGCGGGACAATCCGCTCTATAAACGCCTGAAAGCGCTGGCCGGTTCGACGCACCAGCAGCGTCGCAGCGGTCATGCGCTGCTCGAAGGCTTTCATCTCGCAAGCGCGTATCTCGACGTCGCCGGGCAGCCGGAAATGTGCATCGTCACCGACGGCGCGCTGCGTCACGACGAAGCCCAGGCGATCGTGTCGCGTATCGACGAACATCGCGTCGTCACGCTGCCGGACGCGTTGTTCGGGCAACTGTCGAACGTCGTGCACGGCGTCGGGATTCTGTTGCTGGTCGACAAACCGGATGCGCCGGTGCCGGATAAAGTCGCGCAGACCTGCGTCGTGCTCGACGGCGTGCAGGACGCCGGCAATGTCGGCTCGATACTGCGCAGCGCGGCGGCCGCCGGCATCCAGCAGGTGTTCTGCGCGCCCGGCACCGCTTACGCGTGGTCGTCGAAAGTGCTGCGCTCGGCGATGGGCGCCCATTTTCTGTTGCAGATCCACGAGGACGTGGAAGCGCACACGTTAATCGGCCGCCTCGACGCGCCGATCGTGATCACGGACTCGCATGGCGCGCAAGCCCTCTACGATTGCGACCTGAGCGGCCCGCTTGCATGGGTGTTCGGCAACGAAGGTGCGGGCGTTTCGCAGGCATGGCGCGACGCTGTTTCGCTGCGAGTCACGATTCCGCAGCCAGGCGGCATGGAGTCGCTGAACGTGGCGGCTGCGGCGGCAGTCTGCTTGTTCGAGCAGTGCCGCCAGCAGCGCGGTGTGGGTGGGAAATAG
- a CDS encoding RnfH family protein — MSAQLSIEVGYALATEQTLIALELPQGATVRDALHVSGILQRFPQIDLATQKVGIFGKVKPLDAVLADHDRVEIYRPLLVDPKVSRQRRVEKTRKAGSIEGRRWLNKDSR; from the coding sequence ATGAGCGCGCAACTGTCGATCGAAGTCGGCTATGCGCTCGCCACTGAGCAGACGCTGATTGCGCTCGAACTGCCGCAAGGCGCGACCGTGCGGGACGCTTTGCACGTAAGCGGGATCCTGCAGCGCTTTCCACAGATTGATCTCGCTACGCAGAAAGTCGGCATTTTCGGCAAGGTCAAGCCGCTCGACGCGGTGCTGGCCGACCATGACCGCGTGGAAATTTACCGGCCGCTGCTGGTCGACCCGAAAGTGTCGCGCCAAAGGCGCGTCGAGAAAACGCGCAAGGCGGGCTCGATCGAAGGGCGGCGCTGGCTGAACAAGGACTCGCGATAG
- the smpB gene encoding SsrA-binding protein SmpB — protein sequence MSIIDNRKAFYDYSVEERYEAGLVLEGWEVKALRAGRGQIKEGYVVIRNNELFLIGTHISPLPEASTHINPDPVRTRKLLLHSEEISKLIGKVEQRGYTLVPLNFHYKGGRVKCEIGLAKGKKQHDKRETEKKRDWEREKARLMRSPS from the coding sequence ATGAGCATCATCGACAACAGAAAAGCCTTTTACGACTACTCGGTCGAAGAGCGCTACGAAGCGGGGCTCGTGCTCGAAGGATGGGAGGTCAAGGCGCTGCGCGCCGGGCGCGGCCAGATCAAGGAAGGTTACGTGGTGATCCGTAACAACGAACTGTTCCTGATCGGCACGCACATCAGCCCGTTGCCCGAAGCCTCGACCCACATCAATCCCGACCCGGTGCGCACGCGCAAGCTGCTTTTGCACAGCGAAGAGATCAGCAAACTGATCGGCAAGGTCGAGCAGCGCGGTTACACGCTCGTGCCGCTGAATTTCCATTACAAGGGCGGTCGCGTCAAATGCGAAATCGGTCTTGCGAAAGGCAAGAAGCAGCACGACAAGCGCGAGACCGAAAAGAAACGCGACTGGGAACGCGAAAAGGCGCGCCTGATGCGCTCGCCCAGTTGA
- the ppsA gene encoding phosphoenolpyruvate synthase, with translation MTNAVTVAKDKAYVVPFEQLRMTDVDIVGGKNASLGEMISQLAEAGVRVPTGFATTALAFRDFLHHNNLTERIAARLETLDVDDVKALAEAGKEIRQWIVNAPLQPQLEADIRAGFDTLQNSSPEELSFAVRSSATAEDLPDASFAGQQESYLNVVGIEDVLDRMKHVFASLYNDRAISYRVHKGFTHAEVALSAGVQRMVRSDVGAAGVMFTLDTESGFKDAVFITSSYGLGETVVQGAVNPDEFYVFKTTLEQGKYPIIRRSIGSKLIKMEFTKAGEEGRVKTVDVPHEQRNRFSITDEDVIELAKYAVIIEKHYERPMDIEWGKDGRDGKIFILQARPETVKSQAAGKAEQRFKLKGQSNVLATGRAIGQKIGAGPVRVIHDPSEMDRVQPGDVLVADMTDPNWEPVMKRASAIVTNRGGRTCHAAIIARELGVPAVVGCGDATDVLKEGSLVTVSCAEGDEGRIYDGLLETEVTEVQRGELPPIPVKIMMNVGNPQLAFDFSQLPNAGVGLARLEFIINNNIGVHPKAILEYPNVDQDLKKAVESVARGHASPRAFYVDKLTEGIATIAAAFYPKPVIVRLSDFKSNEYKKLIGGSRYEPDEENPMLGFRGASRYIADDFAEAFQMECIALKKVREEMGLDNVEIMVPFVRTLKQAERVVGLLAKYGLKRGENGLRLVMMCEVPSNAILAEEFLQFFDGFSIGSNDLTQLTLGLDRDSGMELLAVDFDERDPAVKFMLKRAIETCLRLDKYVGICGQGPSDHPDFAQWLTDEGIKSISLNPDTIIETWQQLAKSAAK, from the coding sequence ATGACTAACGCAGTTACCGTCGCAAAGGACAAGGCGTATGTAGTTCCGTTCGAGCAGTTGCGGATGACCGACGTGGATATCGTCGGTGGCAAGAACGCGTCGCTAGGGGAGATGATCAGTCAGCTCGCCGAAGCCGGCGTGCGCGTGCCTACTGGTTTTGCCACTACGGCACTGGCTTTCCGCGACTTCCTCCATCACAACAATCTGACTGAACGCATCGCCGCACGTCTCGAAACGCTGGACGTCGACGACGTGAAGGCGCTTGCCGAAGCAGGCAAGGAAATCCGTCAATGGATCGTCAACGCGCCGCTCCAGCCGCAGCTTGAAGCCGATATTCGTGCCGGTTTCGACACGCTGCAAAACAGCTCGCCCGAAGAGCTGTCGTTTGCCGTGCGTTCTTCGGCCACGGCTGAAGACTTGCCGGACGCGTCGTTTGCCGGTCAGCAGGAAAGCTATCTCAACGTGGTCGGCATCGAGGACGTACTCGATCGCATGAAGCACGTGTTCGCGTCGCTCTACAACGACCGCGCTATTTCCTATCGTGTCCACAAGGGTTTCACGCATGCTGAAGTGGCCTTGTCCGCGGGTGTGCAACGCATGGTGCGCTCGGACGTCGGCGCAGCGGGCGTGATGTTTACGCTGGACACGGAGTCGGGTTTCAAGGACGCGGTGTTCATCACGTCGAGCTACGGCCTGGGCGAAACGGTCGTGCAGGGCGCGGTGAATCCGGACGAGTTCTACGTCTTCAAAACCACGCTCGAACAGGGCAAATACCCGATCATCCGCCGCTCGATCGGTTCGAAGCTCATCAAGATGGAGTTCACGAAGGCCGGCGAAGAAGGTCGCGTGAAGACTGTCGACGTGCCGCACGAGCAGCGCAACCGTTTTTCGATCACGGACGAAGACGTGATCGAACTCGCGAAATACGCTGTCATCATCGAAAAGCACTACGAGCGTCCGATGGACATCGAGTGGGGCAAAGACGGCCGCGACGGCAAGATCTTCATTCTGCAGGCGCGTCCCGAAACCGTGAAGAGCCAGGCGGCCGGCAAGGCGGAACAGCGCTTCAAGCTGAAGGGCCAGTCGAACGTGCTCGCCACGGGCCGCGCGATCGGCCAGAAAATCGGCGCGGGTCCTGTGCGCGTCATTCACGATCCGTCGGAAATGGACCGTGTGCAGCCGGGCGACGTGCTGGTGGCCGACATGACGGACCCGAACTGGGAGCCGGTCATGAAGCGCGCGTCCGCAATCGTCACGAATCGTGGCGGCCGCACCTGCCACGCGGCGATCATCGCGCGTGAGCTGGGCGTGCCGGCCGTGGTGGGTTGCGGCGATGCGACCGACGTGCTGAAAGAAGGCTCGCTCGTCACCGTGTCGTGCGCGGAGGGCGACGAGGGCCGGATTTACGACGGCCTGCTCGAAACCGAAGTCACCGAAGTGCAGCGCGGCGAACTGCCGCCCATTCCGGTGAAGATCATGATGAACGTGGGCAACCCGCAACTGGCATTCGATTTTTCGCAGTTGCCGAACGCAGGGGTGGGTCTGGCGCGGCTCGAGTTCATCATTAACAACAATATCGGCGTGCATCCGAAGGCGATCCTCGAGTACCCGAACGTCGATCAGGACTTGAAGAAAGCGGTGGAAAGCGTTGCGCGCGGCCACGCGTCGCCGCGTGCTTTCTACGTCGACAAGCTGACGGAAGGCATTGCCACGATCGCGGCGGCGTTCTATCCGAAGCCCGTGATCGTGCGTCTGTCGGACTTCAAGTCGAACGAGTACAAGAAGCTGATCGGCGGTTCGCGCTACGAGCCGGATGAGGAGAACCCGATGCTGGGTTTCCGCGGCGCGTCGCGCTATATCGCGGACGACTTCGCCGAAGCGTTCCAGATGGAGTGCATTGCGCTGAAGAAAGTGCGCGAAGAAATGGGCCTCGACAATGTCGAGATCATGGTGCCGTTCGTGCGTACGCTGAAGCAGGCGGAACGCGTGGTCGGGCTGCTCGCGAAGTACGGCCTGAAGCGTGGCGAAAACGGCCTGCGCCTCGTGATGATGTGCGAAGTGCCGTCGAACGCGATTCTTGCCGAAGAATTCCTGCAATTCTTCGACGGCTTCTCGATCGGTTCGAACGACCTGACGCAACTCACGCTCGGCCTCGACCGCGACTCCGGCATGGAACTGCTGGCGGTCGACTTCGACGAACGCGACCCGGCGGTCAAGTTCATGCTCAAGCGCGCGATTGAAACCTGCCTGCGCCTCGACAAGTATGTCGGTATCTGCGGTCAGGGCCCGTCGGATCATCCGGACTTTGCGCAGTGGCTGACCGACGAAGGCATCAAGTCGATTTCGCTGAACCCTGACACGATCATCGAAACGTGGCAGCAACTGGCGAAGTCGGCGGCTAAGTAA